Proteins encoded in a region of the Streptomyces sp. PCS3-D2 genome:
- a CDS encoding phage tail tape measure protein: MAQTLAELLVELGINSDELTEGAQGAADQVDRSLAGIGGAAAGAAVGAMFAAGLSSAMDASAANAKLTAQLGLTEAEAARAGDVAGEVFSDGWGESIAEVNEALGSVGSALGGLSELTDSELESMTRSALALAKTFELDVSEAATAAGAMINNKLVKDGEEAFDVLTKAAQTLPKSMMADIPLAINEYGKHWARIGLDAKDAMGMMSQYVKAGGRDIDQAGDVLHEFARITSEETDKAAEAFKGLGLPAKEMLAEIHKGGPAAKAALQKTIEALRGVEDSGEQSALAIELFGDMAGEGADALWAMDPATAAVSSGMAEAAGAAASMEDALAADPMMAYDSIVRSLTTALGEYLAPALATVATFAKEHPEAFKAIAIALGVFAVAMAIAAAAQWAMNAAMFASPITWIILAIVALVAAIVYVATQTTWFQTAWKVTVDAVVAAAKWLWEQVSAEFMKIANFLLTWTGWKFVIDHWDQIKAGVAAAGAWVSNNVQETVEDITATIDWLQALPGRVGAYFGGMVSEAKAKGESLINWVHGIPGSVQSAVGDLGGLLRGAGRSIIQGLIDGVTGMIGSLQRRFSTITNMIPDWKGPMSLDMRLLTPSGEALMSGLMDGVEDRLPALRRTLQGVTSDIPHNVNVGVGAAGGGRQEIVTRLVIDSNVDSAFATAIKKSVRTDGRGDAATYFSTGR; the protein is encoded by the coding sequence ATGGCGCAGACACTGGCCGAGCTCCTCGTCGAGCTCGGCATCAACAGCGATGAACTGACCGAGGGCGCGCAAGGCGCAGCCGACCAAGTGGACCGCTCGCTCGCGGGGATCGGTGGCGCGGCCGCCGGCGCGGCGGTCGGCGCGATGTTCGCGGCCGGGCTGTCCTCCGCGATGGACGCCAGCGCGGCGAACGCCAAGCTGACCGCGCAGCTGGGCCTGACCGAGGCGGAGGCGGCCCGCGCGGGAGACGTCGCGGGAGAGGTCTTCTCCGACGGCTGGGGCGAGTCGATCGCGGAGGTGAACGAGGCGCTCGGCTCGGTCGGGTCCGCCCTGGGCGGGCTGTCCGAGCTGACCGACTCCGAGCTGGAGTCGATGACCCGCTCGGCCCTGGCGCTGGCCAAGACCTTCGAGCTGGACGTGTCGGAGGCGGCGACGGCCGCCGGAGCGATGATCAACAACAAGTTGGTCAAGGACGGCGAGGAGGCCTTCGACGTCCTGACCAAAGCGGCTCAGACGCTGCCCAAGTCGATGATGGCCGACATCCCTTTGGCCATCAACGAGTACGGCAAGCACTGGGCGCGTATAGGCCTGGACGCCAAGGACGCGATGGGCATGATGTCCCAGTACGTCAAGGCGGGCGGCCGGGACATCGACCAGGCCGGCGACGTCCTCCACGAGTTCGCGCGCATCACCTCCGAGGAGACCGACAAGGCCGCCGAGGCGTTCAAGGGGCTGGGGCTGCCGGCCAAGGAGATGCTGGCCGAGATCCACAAGGGCGGTCCCGCCGCCAAGGCCGCGCTGCAGAAAACGATCGAGGCCCTGCGCGGGGTGGAGGACAGCGGCGAACAGTCCGCGCTGGCCATCGAACTGTTCGGCGACATGGCCGGTGAGGGCGCCGACGCGCTGTGGGCGATGGACCCCGCCACCGCGGCTGTCTCCTCCGGGATGGCGGAGGCCGCCGGCGCCGCCGCCTCCATGGAGGACGCCCTGGCCGCCGACCCGATGATGGCCTACGACTCCATCGTCCGGTCCCTGACCACCGCCCTCGGCGAATACCTGGCCCCCGCCCTGGCCACGGTGGCCACCTTCGCCAAGGAACACCCCGAGGCGTTCAAGGCCATCGCCATCGCGCTGGGTGTCTTCGCCGTGGCCATGGCCATCGCCGCCGCCGCGCAGTGGGCGATGAACGCCGCCATGTTCGCCAGCCCGATCACGTGGATCATCCTCGCCATCGTGGCCCTCGTCGCCGCGATCGTGTACGTCGCGACGCAGACCACCTGGTTCCAGACCGCGTGGAAGGTCACCGTCGACGCGGTGGTCGCAGCCGCAAAGTGGCTGTGGGAGCAGGTCTCGGCCGAGTTCATGAAGATCGCGAACTTCCTGCTGACGTGGACCGGCTGGAAGTTCGTCATCGACCACTGGGACCAGATCAAGGCCGGTGTCGCAGCGGCCGGCGCCTGGGTGAGCAACAACGTGCAGGAGACCGTCGAGGACATCACCGCGACGATCGACTGGCTGCAGGCTCTGCCCGGCCGCGTCGGCGCCTACTTCGGCGGCATGGTCTCCGAGGCCAAGGCCAAGGGCGAGTCCCTCATCAACTGGGTCCACGGCATCCCCGGCAGCGTCCAGTCCGCCGTAGGGGACCTCGGCGGTCTGCTGCGCGGCGCCGGACGCTCCATCATCCAGGGCCTGATCGACGGCGTCACCGGCATGATCGGCAGCCTGCAGCGCCGGTTCTCCACGATCACCAACATGATCCCGGACTGGAAAGGCCCGATGTCCCTGGACATGCGGCTCCTGACCCCGTCGGGCGAGGCCCTCATGAGCGGCCTCATGGACGGCGTCGAGGACCGCCTGCCCGCCCTGCGGCGCACCCTCCAGGGCGTCACCTCCGACATCCCCCACAACGTCAACGTCGGCGTCGGGGCGGCCGGCGGCGGCCGCCAGGAGATCGTCACCCGACTCGTCATCGACAGCAACGTCGATTCCGCATTCGCCACCGCCATCAAGAAGTCCGTGCGCACCGACGGCCGCGGCGACGCCGCAACGTACTTCAGCACCGGCCGCTAG
- a CDS encoding DUF4035 domain-containing protein → MAELLATHSSAELTEWIAYEQITGPIGQGRDDILMAILAATISNASRSKGRKAKITDFLPKWDHGAGRPRMDWTEMLAAAKTMNRSLGGRDLTKEGQPNGADTGRAPRRARHQQR, encoded by the coding sequence GTGGCCGAGCTCCTGGCCACGCACTCCTCGGCCGAGCTCACCGAGTGGATCGCCTACGAGCAGATCACCGGCCCTATCGGCCAGGGCCGCGACGACATCCTCATGGCCATCCTCGCGGCCACGATCAGCAACGCCAGCCGCAGCAAGGGCCGGAAAGCGAAGATCACCGACTTCCTGCCCAAGTGGGACCACGGTGCCGGGCGCCCGCGCATGGACTGGACCGAGATGCTCGCCGCAGCCAAGACCATGAACCGCTCTTTGGGCGGCCGCGACCTCACCAAGGAGGGCCAGCCCAATGGCGCAGACACTGGCCGAGCTCCTCGTCGAGCTCGGCATCAACAGCGATGA
- a CDS encoding phage tail tube protein, translated as MAGLDGFGTQFQRGDGAGSEVFTAVADVTNVSGPGLSRETIDVTSHGSPDAYMEFIGGLKDGGEVSLDVNYDPANHDALIDDFDDDAPRNYRIVFPDPDTTTWAFKAIMTGFEPEAPYDDKLAATLTFKVSGKPTIS; from the coding sequence ATGGCAGGACTCGACGGCTTCGGCACCCAGTTCCAGCGCGGCGACGGCGCCGGCTCCGAAGTGTTCACCGCGGTGGCCGACGTCACCAACGTCTCCGGCCCGGGCCTGTCCCGGGAAACCATCGACGTCACCAGCCACGGATCACCGGACGCCTACATGGAGTTCATCGGCGGCCTCAAGGACGGCGGCGAAGTGTCGCTCGACGTCAACTACGACCCCGCCAACCACGATGCCCTGATCGACGACTTCGACGACGACGCGCCCCGCAACTACCGCATCGTCTTCCCCGACCCGGACACCACCACCTGGGCTTTCAAGGCCATCATGACCGGCTTCGAACCCGAGGCCCCCTACGACGACAAGCTGGCCGCGACGCTGACGTTCAAGGTGTCGGGCAAGCCCACCATCAGCTGA
- a CDS encoding DUF3168 domain-containing protein yields the protein MTAPAALGPVQQAAYTLLTADTELMALITGVYDYVPEDVVFDYVTIGEATEIPDNRHGGFGRQTTLTLHVWTRYRGHARGQRIAARIVALLDHQPLTITGLHHVSTRFEFSQTLTDPEPPGDIRHIPMRFRITTEQE from the coding sequence GTGACCGCTCCCGCCGCCCTCGGCCCGGTCCAACAGGCCGCCTACACCCTCCTTACGGCCGACACGGAACTCATGGCGTTGATCACGGGCGTCTACGACTACGTCCCCGAGGACGTCGTCTTCGACTACGTGACCATCGGCGAGGCCACCGAGATCCCCGACAACCGGCACGGCGGGTTCGGCCGGCAGACCACGCTCACCCTGCACGTCTGGACCCGGTATCGCGGGCACGCGCGCGGCCAGCGCATCGCGGCCCGCATCGTCGCGCTCCTCGACCACCAGCCACTGACCATCACCGGCCTGCACCACGTCTCGACCCGGTTCGAGTTCTCCCAGACCCTCACCGACCCGGAACCGCCCGGGGACATCCGGCACATCCCGATGCGGTTCCGCATCACCACCGAACAGGAGTAG
- a CDS encoding HK97-gp10 family putative phage morphogenesis protein, producing MAVTVRVTGLEELARRLDELPEEIKEALRRAVKESAEAVKKDTQEAVRVDTGNLREKVDITYSDAGLTAQVGWSEADTAAYATLHEHGTRKITAKPALGPALEIERTRIVGRITDEVRRATR from the coding sequence GTGGCCGTGACCGTCCGGGTTACCGGCCTCGAAGAGCTCGCCAGGCGGCTGGACGAACTCCCCGAGGAGATCAAGGAAGCGCTGCGGCGCGCAGTGAAAGAGTCCGCGGAGGCGGTGAAGAAGGACACGCAGGAGGCCGTCCGCGTCGACACCGGCAACCTCCGCGAGAAGGTCGACATCACCTACTCCGATGCCGGGCTGACCGCCCAAGTCGGCTGGAGCGAGGCGGACACCGCGGCCTACGCCACCCTGCACGAGCACGGCACCCGGAAGATCACCGCGAAACCGGCGCTCGGCCCGGCGCTGGAGATCGAACGGACCCGCATCGTCGGCCGGATCACCGACGAGGTACGGCGGGCCACACGGTGA
- a CDS encoding head-tail adaptor protein, with amino-acid sequence MISPGRHLNRRLEVWRPVTADDGAGGQDTSLALQGTVRAKVDQPSNADRMLAAQAGSRHDHTVFLLPSADVRRGDELRGTDRLGQHQRLRVLSVVAPSTPVYRRAACELIQREGA; translated from the coding sequence GTGATCTCCCCGGGCCGCCACCTCAACCGGCGCCTGGAGGTGTGGCGGCCGGTCACCGCCGACGACGGTGCGGGCGGCCAGGACACCAGCCTCGCCCTGCAGGGCACCGTCCGCGCCAAGGTCGATCAGCCCTCCAACGCCGACCGGATGCTCGCCGCCCAGGCGGGCAGCCGACACGACCACACCGTGTTCCTCCTCCCCAGCGCCGACGTGCGCCGCGGCGACGAGCTGCGCGGCACCGACCGGCTCGGACAGCACCAGCGGCTGCGCGTGCTGTCCGTGGTCGCCCCCTCAACCCCTGTCTACCGCCGGGCAGCCTGCGAGCTGATCCAGCGGGAAGGAGCCTGA
- a CDS encoding phage capsid protein — protein MTVRNFVPEIWSSKLLVATRKALVYAAPNVVNRDWEGEIGEAGDTVRITSVSRPAIGTYTPGSTVITPEKLTTGQRTLVVDQSKYWAFMVDDVDKRQTKAGLVPQAMSEAAYGLSDVMDQYVAGLYTQIAAANFLNVVGSPIDTYTDPKHFYDKVLVPLRTKLTKADVPKAGRYVIVPPEGYASLLLDDRFIKADNAGTDAGLRNGLVGRAAGFDIYESNNCPVPTGDTTVVQAGVKEAITFAEQLNKTEAYRPESSFSDAVKGLALYGAKVIRPDHLAAAFINPAA, from the coding sequence ATGACCGTGCGGAACTTCGTTCCCGAAATCTGGAGCAGCAAGCTCCTCGTCGCCACCCGCAAGGCCCTCGTCTACGCGGCCCCGAACGTCGTCAACCGCGACTGGGAAGGCGAGATCGGCGAGGCGGGCGACACCGTCCGTATCACCTCCGTCTCCCGCCCGGCGATCGGCACCTACACCCCGGGATCCACCGTGATCACCCCGGAGAAGCTGACCACCGGCCAGCGCACCCTCGTCGTCGACCAGTCCAAGTACTGGGCGTTCATGGTCGACGACGTCGACAAGCGGCAGACCAAGGCCGGCCTGGTGCCGCAGGCCATGAGCGAGGCCGCCTACGGGCTCTCCGACGTGATGGACCAGTACGTCGCCGGCCTGTACACGCAGATCGCGGCAGCCAACTTCCTCAACGTGGTCGGCTCCCCCATCGACACCTACACCGACCCCAAGCACTTCTACGACAAGGTGCTGGTGCCGCTGCGGACCAAGCTGACCAAGGCCGACGTGCCGAAGGCCGGCCGGTACGTGATCGTCCCGCCGGAGGGCTACGCCTCGCTGCTCCTGGACGACCGGTTCATCAAGGCCGACAACGCGGGCACGGACGCGGGCCTGCGTAACGGCCTCGTCGGCCGGGCCGCCGGCTTCGACATCTACGAGTCGAACAACTGCCCCGTCCCGACGGGTGACACCACCGTGGTCCAGGCCGGCGTGAAGGAGGCCATCACCTTCGCCGAGCAGCTGAACAAGACCGAGGCCTACCGGCCCGAGTCGAGCTTCTCGGACGCGGTCAAGGGCCTGGCCCTGTACGGCGCGAAGGTCATCCGGCCCGACCACCTGGCCGCCGCGTTCATCAACCCCGCCGCCTGA
- a CDS encoding phage portal protein, with the protein MATEAEALRLVSLLESELIRRRGPIDTFNGYYRGDGRLKFASEEFAKFHGDRYRDFSDNWVQVVADAPVERLVVTGFVADGDLSADKDLWKVWQVNGLDADSQLGFLGAITGARTFVLVWGDPNDPDMPVVTFEDATQCVVAYEAGSRRNRRAALKRWQDGGDDYATLYLRDEVWKFRRPLQRQDKSPQMAEVDEELKRWQPREMGDEPNPQPNPMGVVPMVELPNKPMLVEDPISDIAGVIAMQDAINLIWAQLFTASDAASWPQRVIMGAERPMIPKLNAAGEIIGKQPVDLEKFQIDRIAWITGKDARIAQWQAANLAMYTGIIEVAVGHVAAQSRTPQHYLIGKMANIGEGTLLAAETGLVKRCDEKTLWFGQGLREVARLIALAKGQDAKADAMRSGRVLWAETESRSHAQLADALLKLKQLGFPFEWLALRYGLTPTEVATVIAMKDRELEADPVAEITRMMANQPGPPADTGPEEQEESEGEEADREPVA; encoded by the coding sequence ATGGCCACAGAGGCAGAAGCCCTCCGGCTGGTCTCGCTCCTGGAGAGCGAGCTCATCCGCCGGCGCGGTCCGATCGATACGTTCAACGGCTACTACCGGGGCGACGGCCGGCTGAAGTTCGCGTCCGAGGAGTTCGCCAAGTTCCACGGCGACCGCTACCGGGACTTCTCCGACAACTGGGTGCAGGTCGTCGCCGACGCCCCGGTGGAGCGCCTCGTCGTGACCGGGTTCGTGGCCGACGGAGACCTCTCGGCGGACAAGGACCTGTGGAAGGTGTGGCAGGTCAACGGACTGGACGCCGACTCGCAGCTGGGGTTCCTCGGCGCGATCACCGGCGCGCGCACGTTCGTCCTGGTGTGGGGAGACCCCAACGACCCGGACATGCCGGTCGTCACCTTCGAGGACGCCACGCAGTGCGTCGTCGCCTACGAGGCCGGCTCCCGCCGCAACCGGCGGGCGGCGCTCAAGCGGTGGCAGGACGGCGGCGACGACTACGCCACCCTCTACCTGCGCGACGAGGTGTGGAAGTTCCGCCGGCCCCTGCAGCGGCAGGACAAGTCGCCGCAGATGGCGGAGGTCGACGAGGAGCTCAAGCGGTGGCAGCCGCGGGAGATGGGCGACGAGCCGAACCCGCAGCCCAACCCGATGGGCGTCGTCCCGATGGTCGAGCTGCCCAACAAGCCGATGCTGGTCGAGGACCCGATCAGCGACATCGCCGGCGTCATCGCCATGCAGGACGCCATCAACCTGATCTGGGCCCAGCTGTTCACCGCCTCCGACGCCGCGTCCTGGCCCCAGCGCGTCATCATGGGCGCCGAGCGGCCGATGATTCCCAAGCTGAACGCGGCCGGGGAGATCATCGGCAAGCAGCCCGTCGACCTGGAGAAGTTCCAGATCGACCGCATCGCGTGGATCACCGGCAAGGACGCGAGGATCGCACAGTGGCAGGCCGCCAACCTGGCCATGTACACCGGGATCATCGAGGTCGCCGTCGGGCACGTCGCTGCCCAGAGCCGCACCCCGCAGCACTACCTGATCGGGAAGATGGCGAATATCGGAGAGGGGACGCTCCTGGCCGCTGAGACCGGCCTGGTCAAGCGCTGTGACGAGAAGACGCTGTGGTTCGGCCAGGGCCTGCGCGAGGTCGCCCGGCTGATCGCCCTGGCCAAGGGGCAGGACGCGAAGGCCGACGCGATGCGCTCGGGCCGGGTGCTGTGGGCGGAAACCGAATCCCGCAGTCACGCGCAGCTGGCCGACGCGCTGCTGAAGTTGAAGCAGCTGGGGTTCCCGTTCGAGTGGCTGGCCCTGCGCTACGGCCTGACCCCGACCGAGGTCGCCACCGTGATCGCTATGAAGGACCGCGAGCTCGAGGCGGACCCGGTCGCGGAGATCACCCGGATGATGGCCAACCAGCCCGGCCCGCCGGCGGACACCGGACCGGAGGAGCAGGAGGAGTCGGAGGGTGAGGAGGCGGACCGTGAGCCCGTCGCCTGA
- a CDS encoding type IV toxin-antitoxin system AbiEi family antitoxin domain-containing protein, with translation MEYLALPPGLVTTTTAALACGVQPATIRDWVRRGLLTRIGGTPKRPIYRLQDVLAAHAAPKPSRPGQRAADHVA, from the coding sequence ATGGAGTACCTCGCCCTACCCCCCGGACTGGTCACCACCACCACGGCCGCGCTCGCCTGCGGGGTGCAGCCGGCCACCATCCGCGACTGGGTACGCCGCGGCCTACTCACCCGGATCGGCGGCACACCCAAGCGGCCCATCTACCGCCTGCAGGACGTCCTCGCCGCCCATGCTGCGCCCAAGCCGAGCAGGCCTGGGCAGCGGGCTGCCGATCATGTGGCTTGA
- a CDS encoding DUF6221 family protein has product MTDLVQFLRARLDEDASVARTAGAELGEDWRYDADHGWVLVAREGYSIATGSQDFLDAEHGHHIARHDPARVLAEVDAKRRRLARHTSERRRLALEDADGTTSMAFLICASCTPNRVIRREEQDIVEWPCPDLLDDAAVYADHPDYREEWWPEV; this is encoded by the coding sequence ATGACCGACCTCGTGCAGTTCCTCCGCGCCCGCCTCGACGAGGACGCCAGCGTCGCCCGAACCGCCGGCGCTGAACTAGGGGAGGACTGGCGGTACGACGCCGATCACGGATGGGTCCTCGTCGCCCGGGAGGGATACTCGATCGCCACAGGCAGTCAGGACTTCCTCGACGCCGAGCACGGCCACCACATCGCCCGCCATGATCCGGCCCGCGTCCTCGCCGAGGTCGACGCCAAGCGGCGACGCCTCGCCCGCCACACCTCTGAACGGCGACGTCTCGCGCTGGAGGACGCAGACGGTACGACCTCCATGGCGTTCCTGATCTGCGCGTCCTGCACGCCCAACCGGGTCATCCGCCGGGAGGAGCAGGACATCGTTGAGTGGCCGTGCCCAGACCTACTAGACGATGCTGCGGTGTACGCCGACCACCCGGACTACCGCGAGGAGTGGTGGCCCGAGGTCTGA
- a CDS encoding WhiB family transcriptional regulator, whose product MSTLVSNPRSRPHADTDPATDWAALGACVGKLQDFHSSDTAAKDLCADCPVRLRCLDQALREEGTTPPGYRSDIRGGLTPSERAALSGYQRPAAPTGGRITGDMEQAERLLREGLLSNEKVSDATGVGRHTVSQLRRDLGLPTHADLRGTTPAERLAHRTRPGPDDHLLWTGDEGTVVGGRRVKGVRLAFEVGHGRLPDGTVKRTCDVDNCVAWQHLTDRQLRDALAAPTPPAPAVPAPVEYLYDLWDANWDDGPAGNYEIRRHPITKKTPQRISFTFMGKASYVDRQHIEAHGEAYHRRLRCLLYLAPPELPTHPEPASLQTLRQAMADAHPDRGGTDTACMTAHTAYQEARRRAGV is encoded by the coding sequence ATGTCGACCCTCGTCTCCAACCCCCGGTCCCGCCCGCACGCCGACACCGATCCGGCCACCGACTGGGCCGCGCTCGGCGCATGCGTCGGGAAACTGCAGGACTTCCATTCCAGCGACACCGCGGCCAAGGACCTGTGCGCAGACTGCCCGGTCAGGCTCCGCTGCCTCGACCAGGCCCTCCGGGAGGAAGGCACCACCCCACCCGGATACCGCTCGGACATCCGCGGAGGCCTCACCCCGAGCGAGCGCGCCGCCCTCTCCGGCTACCAGCGGCCCGCCGCCCCGACCGGCGGCCGGATCACCGGCGACATGGAGCAGGCCGAACGGCTGCTGCGCGAAGGCCTGCTGAGCAACGAAAAGGTCTCCGACGCCACCGGAGTGGGCCGCCACACCGTCAGCCAACTGCGCCGGGACCTGGGCCTGCCCACACACGCCGACCTGCGGGGCACAACCCCGGCCGAGCGCCTCGCACATCGCACGCGCCCGGGGCCGGACGACCACCTGCTGTGGACCGGCGACGAAGGCACCGTCGTCGGCGGCCGCCGGGTCAAAGGCGTCCGCCTCGCCTTCGAGGTCGGCCACGGCCGGCTCCCGGACGGCACGGTCAAGAGGACCTGCGACGTCGACAACTGCGTGGCCTGGCAGCACCTCACCGACCGGCAGCTGCGCGACGCCCTCGCCGCCCCCACCCCGCCCGCGCCCGCCGTACCCGCGCCCGTGGAGTACCTGTACGACCTGTGGGACGCCAACTGGGACGACGGCCCCGCCGGCAACTACGAGATCCGCCGCCACCCCATCACGAAGAAGACCCCCCAGCGGATCAGCTTCACGTTCATGGGCAAGGCCAGCTACGTCGACCGGCAGCACATCGAAGCCCACGGCGAGGCCTACCACCGCCGACTGCGGTGCCTGCTGTACCTGGCACCCCCGGAGCTCCCCACACACCCGGAACCCGCCTCCCTCCAGACCCTCCGGCAGGCCATGGCCGACGCACACCCCGACCGCGGCGGCACCGACACGGCGTGCATGACCGCCCACACCGCCTACCAGGAAGCCCGCCGCCGCGCGGGTGTCTGA